In Pseudorasbora parva isolate DD20220531a chromosome 1, ASM2467924v1, whole genome shotgun sequence, the DNA window CTTGCactacccctacccctaaacctaaccatcacatgaaactttctgcatttttacattttcaaaagaactcatctTGTATGATTTATAATCTTTAGTACTCATGGGGAcatcaatttaggtccccacaatgacacgagtccccatgagtctcgtttcactatctttgtggggactctccatagatgtaatggtttttatactgtgtacatctatccccctacactgccccgtcacaggaaacattctgaatttttacattgtcaaaaaaacataatttagtatgttaataaatccatttacattgtggggactgcTGGCTGTTCCCTACAatataggtgatctcaggttatgctccttatggggacatttagTCCCCACATTgtaatataacacacacacacacacacacacacacacacacacacacacactgtatgtACAgtaaatgaatgtattatgcAATAATAAATTATTGTAGCAATACCCAAAAGTATACAATCTCTGTTTTCCAGTAAATCCTGAGAGAGGAGTCTTGACGTGTTATACGTGACCAAGacggaaaaaaaaataaaaaaatcaaaggaAGTTGAGAAAGTCAACCATAAAAAAAGGCAGCGGAGGATATGTCACTGCCAAGTTCAACGTGCTGTTAAACACTCACTACAAAACAAGACCTGTGACTGTCTGCACAGTCTCGTGAGTTAGAAGATTCAAGGGGGAAAAGATTAATCCAATCTTAATCATTTACTTATGCAACAACACCGAAATGCCAATCAGTAATTTCCCATGGGCTTTCCATGTTACAGTGCCAGATATGATCCGTCTGTGAAAAACTTAGTGTATACTATGAAATGTTCTGTCCTTTATCAATGTATGTGGGCATAATAATGCCCCAATTTTATTTGAACAGCACTGATGAGTGAAAGTATTGACATTTAATGTCTTTGCCGATACATTAACCTTTCTCTTTTGGCTTTTGCATGACGTTATTCTATATGCTTTAAAGAAATGAGacaataatgaaaatatttcctgcagaaaaaaagaaaagatattttgaataatgtttCTGTCCATGTATAAGAGTTAATATAGTCAacattggaccccattgacttaaattgtattgacatttttttaacacGAGTTCAAGCAGTTCACTGAGGTTTAAATAAGGTGTATAGTCACTTTGAATTGTAATAAATAGGGGTCTAATAACGTTTCCCATCAAGAAATTGGCTCTTCTGTTCATCTAAGCTTCACAAATCAAGCATTACAAAATGTAAATTTGCGTTTGACATagcttaattttatgaagtgtgCATGGTTTTTCACAGCAATCAAAAGTACATTTGAAAAGTAGAATGATGTAAAAGTAATATTTTGCATAGTGGCAAATCTATGAAAGCATCCCAGAGCAACAATAGCCCTTGTGCTTTTCTCTCTCCTAGTAACCAAGTCATCTCTTGATAATAAATGTCAGTGAAACCAGCTCCCACCCCAGCGATACGGAGCATGGCATCAGGGGACGGAGGAGAGAGGCAGCCTTCAAAAACACACACGTGCAGCGGAAAAGCAGCTCGTGTTAAACGGTGACAGAGTTTGTTTTCTGACCTGTGACTTTACACTGACTGAGAATGGACCCTGCGCTCACGTTTGAAAAGGCACAGACCGCTTCATCCTGAAAGAAAACAGAGCCGTACTGGTGAGTGAATCTTTCATCCTTCGTTCATCCACTCAGCTAATAGAACAACCAGCCCTATTTCGCAGAGTGACAGCAATCTAGTTGAGCTGTcctatgcaaaaaaaaaacaaaaaacctcACGGTCAAAAGAGATGAATATACTTTTTTCTTAACCAGTTTTCTTGAATAATTATCCCAAGTGTCAAATGTTCAGTGTAACTACATTTCACTCTGGCTGAAAACACTATCAGTGTGTTGTTGTGTAGTATATTTCAGCTGCAATTGTACATTGCCACTAGACtaaacaaaatacaaataaatgcttttttcatatttagatgtgcagcacattttaaTGCATGTTAAAGCCCAAGTCTGCTCATCTAAGATATTGTTGCTATAATTCTATAGAGACTTGCATTGCTAGGCAGCCCGTCCTGTGAGTGATGGTTGCTCGGACTATATTTCCCCATCGAGAGTTGGATTGAAACTGCAACACTAATAAGAAAACAGACAGGAGAGTTTATTAGAAGCTGTCTCAATAAACCCTGCTGTGTTTGTTGCTTTTCTGTATGTGCAGTTATCATACATGTGTACATATTTCATGCATAAAAATGCATCGCTTAATATTTTCCATTCTATGTGCACGATAAAGCTAAATCTGGTGAAATCATCATGGTGACACCAAAACCAAAGACGACACGACTTTTCTATTTATGTTAATGTATACATGTACGCATTTAATAATCATGAGATCTATGTGACACTTTGGTTGTGTTCTGTAATGGTGCAGACAGTCTCAGTATTTCAGCATGAATGTGATCTCATGAGCAGGAATATAGTAAGAGAAGTAACTTGTGAAACAGTATCAGTTCCACTTATTTATAAACTAGATGAGTGCTGATTGAGCAGGTTTAATCTggtgaataaaaagtaaaatggTTAAGGACATACCAACTATAGGACTtcaaagttaatttttttaaatacattaataacgttgcactgtaaaaaaaaaaaaaaaaaaaaaattatatatatatatatatatatatatatatatatatatatatatatatatatatatatatatatatatatatatatatacatatatatataattattttattattattatttttttgcaatttttgcagtaaaatactATAGAAACGCTTTAAAACGAGTTCAAAACCTGTTGGTTTACCAGTAAGTTTACTTACTAAATGTGACCCTGAACCACGAAACCAGTCGTaagcgattttttttttttttttttttttgaaagctgaataaataagttttccattgatgtatggttggTTAGGAGACAacttatttgaaaatctggaatctgaggatgcaaaaaaatgtaaatattgagaaaatcgcctttaaagttgtccaaatgaagtccaaCGCATATTACTACTAAACTTCTGATATATTCGCGGTaagaaatttacaaaatatcttcatggaacatgatctttacttaaagggatagttcactttgaaattaaatgttgatatgttttagcttacctcatgggcatccgagatgtaggagtatttgtttccccagtagtttcaattttgatcattttaggtcaaaccgttcttgtctgtgcctcacataatgcaggtctatggtcaccacctcaaagagcatacatagagaagtccaaattaaacaatcccccatcgtaagtacacactgatgccctaagacacgaaaccagcggtttgtgtgagaaaaccaacagtatttatatcgtttttacctcttgtactactggggaaacaaatactcctacatctcggatgcccatgaggtaagctaaaacatatcaacatttaatatcaaagtgaactatccctttatatcctaatgatttttgccataaaagaaaaatcgataattttgacccatacaatgcattgttggctattgccacaaatatacctgaGAGACTTATGACTTTTGAGGTCCAGAGTCCCATATATGCTGAAAACTGTAAAACCGTAAAGTACAGTTAAAAGTAAAGTTTTTGAAAGTGAAAAAGAAAAAGTCATTTACATTCCCAGAATTTCCTGTATGTGTGACATTTCATATTTGATagattttcatttttcaaatgGAAAGAGTTTCGTTTTCATCAGTTGTGTACGTGTTAAATTGATGTTTATTGCATTTGTTAGTgttaccatgatggtgttttgtgtttgtgtgtatgtgcacCTTCTACATAATAGGATTTATATCATTTTGTGGGAAACTTAAAGTCGATTAGATTTTCTTCAAAATAATGCAAATGCCTTTCCCTTTTTGCCCATCTGCAAAAATGTTCACTGTTTCTTATGCTGTCTTCACGTGATATCAGAATGATCACCATAATTATGAATTTCCTAGTTACAAATTGGACATGAATGACCACTTAAGTCATATTTACCTCTGGGAATCGCTGAGATCATTTTGATACCCAAATTCCAGAGTTAGACGAGCCATAAAGTTTAAACATGGGAGAACAAATGCTGCTGTGACTGCTATGCTTTATTAGTTTTTTCCACAACAGCTACATGGCCTTGTCTTGTGATTAAAGTAATGCATATTTACATAGATGAAGTTTTATACACAGCAAAAATAGCCTGTATTTGACATAAATTGCAGAATTGCCTGCAAGATGATAGCACAGTGAATGTTTATATGGTTGTGAATGAGACGCTAAATATGATTTTGGCTTTAAAAAGATTTGCCCAATAAATAGGCAAGAATAAACCTGGTGTCCTCCATGATTCCTGTTCTTTCCGACaacaacaaagcacctgaatgCGATGAGCTTGTAATCACGACATCTGAAGTGGGAAGTATCTGATAAATATGTGAAGGCCTGCCAAATAAAAGGTGTTTTAAATTTGTATGTTTATATGAAagtgtttaaagggatactccaccgcttttccatgttaaactatgttattcccttaactaaaacgagttgatacatacctctctcttCTCAGTGCGTGACTCCTCAGACTTATCGATTCgtgtaaaaagtcccggctgaaaaatctcCAGTGAACAGTggcgttattttgttttaaaaagtgggtgggacataaagtgcgtatcatatgcccGCGAAAAACTTGCGTActatatgcacgccaaagctcattttgacgtattGTCGTGCATTTGGTAGGCAGTTTTTCGCGTGGATATGATATGCACTATATGGCGTATTAAGGGGGGTAGCATTGCTgatacaatgttatatcagatgtaaaatatgtacaataacaattgcagaaaaattagtattaagatgtccggaaatcaattaaatagttcatttattgatgtagatctcgtttaattattgcatctaaacacaatatagcgttgtgccaagatttttcacgtgaataaaggcatatagatttgcacactttgcttataatccctggtctagtctgttaaacttgttaGAAATTCTCCTTTCTAATCTGGCCTtgtagcctattttttctctcatcaaaaccgaatatcatcagtacatcaagagcagggacagtttttgtgcaatTTGTTTagtgatctgaccggaacaaatagaaagtctctgcaacggcgttaagcgttagattaaagcgctcgtctgtgtgaagactgcatgagccgcgagagaaatctgctccactgataacagcggcaacgagcgcctgatcacctcttatttaacaaacgaacTAAATGATAGTGCctactcttctagttaaccagagatgttttgtttgtattagttaagTTCATCcatgaagcaagatgttttaaaaaaaaagtggtggggacatgtcccacccgtcCCACCCgtaaattacgcctatggatgtgagggaggatttttcaggcatgactttttactgcgctgagtcgaagtactctcagaagtgctattccgccatacattatagttctccattttaatccgcttagaaaagcgccacgttttattttatgtcaccatacttgatcgttcaactattcgtgtaactgtatttaaataggggaaaacgtggaggtgtttggtcgcttctaacttgatctctgtttggttggtgaatgaactgggcttagtgggctaagctaaatgctatcagatcgtcagcgcgcgtcagagcgattaagtgcacgcactaaggcgagagaggtatgtatcaacttggcttagttaagggaataacatagtttaatatgaaaaatcggtggagtatccctttaaggacacaCAAAGTATAGCACCAAAAACTAACATTCTTTCTCACTGAACAGCTGTTGAACAGCttctaaaataactttttttttcctggttaaATTAGAAGACGACGACTCTGGAAGTCCCAACTGAAGTTTACAAGCTTCCTCCATCATGTCAGAGACTGCTCAAGCTGAGGTGCCTTCAGAGTCTCCAGAGGTGGAGTGTCCAGTTTGCTATCAGGAGTATGACCAGGGCTCCAAAATCCCACGCATGCTGGAATGCCTTCATGTCTTCTGCACGGAGTGTCTCCGCAAAATCCAGCTCACTCCTTTGCACCCGCCTGACCCTAACAGCGCCCCCTCAATCTCCTGCCCCCTGTGCCGCCACTCCACCCCGCTGCAGGGTGGAGACACACACTCTCTACCCTGCAACTCACGAATTCTTGCCCAGCTCCCTCCCGTAGCCTTCCGCCTGCCTGCGTCGGTGTCTGCCCGGCTGGCCACGGTGACCCAACGGTTGGTTCTGTCCCTGGGGGAGAGGGACACCCGCTTCATAATCCTGCCCACTGTTAGTCTGAGGGTGGAGCAGATGGGAGACAGCACAGAACGGGTAAATGCACCTGGGGCGCTGCATCAAGAGATGGAGGTTCTGAGGAGACACAAGAAGAGCCTGATGTGTGTGCAGGTTCTGGCTATCATCTTCTGGATTATGTTTGTGCTGACTTGTGTTTTTGGGGTTGTGTTTGGGCCAAGCTTTTTTCACAATTGAGAAATTAAGGACATGGGTGTATATATTCTATatgtacaaacccgattccaaaaaagttgggacactgtacaaattgtgaataaagaGAAGGAAGTTTCAaatgtcaatattttattcagaatataaTGACatctcaaatgtttaaactgggAAAATCGATACTTTTAAgaggaaaataagttgatttaaatttcatggcatcaacacatctaaaaaaaaaagttgggacaaggccatgtttccccctgtgtggcatcccctcttctttttataacagtctgcaaacgtctggggactgaggagacaagttgctcaagtttaggtaTAGGAATGCTGtgccattcttgtctaatacaggcttctagttgctcaacagtcttaggtcttctttggcgcatcttcctctttatcatgagccaaatgttttctatgggtgaaagatctggactgcagtcTGGATATTTCAGTAGCCAGATCCTTCTTCTACTCAGCCATGatgctgtaattgatgcaggatgtggtctggcattgtcatatTGGAAagtgcaaggtcttccctgaaagagacgacgtctggatgggagcatttgttgttctagaacttggatatacctttcagcattgatggggcatctccagatgtgtaagctgcccatacactcatgcaaccctataccatcagagatgcagtcttctgaactgagcgctggtAACAACTTGGGATGTCCTTGTCCTATTTAGtctggatgacatggcgtcccagttttttgattcgtctgaccacagaacagttttccactttgccacagtccatttaaaatgagccttggcccagagaaaacgcctgcgcttctggatcatgtttagatttggcttcttttttgacctatagagttttagccggcaacggcgAATGGCACAGTGAATTGTGTTTACGGCAATGTTTTCtataagtattcctgagccTATGTTgagatttccattacagtagcattcctgaatatgatgcagtgccgtctaagggcctgaagatcGCAGGCATCCAGtctggttttccggccttggcCCTTACGCACAGacattgttccagattctctgaatctttggatgatattatgcactgtatatgataacttcaaacttgttgcaatttttctctgagaaactcctttctgaaattgctccactatttttcgcttggggaattggtgatcctctgcccatcttgacttctgagagacactgcctcTAAGGCTCTTTTtgtacccaatcatgttgccaattgacccaataagttgcaaattggtctaATAAGTTCCAGCTGCtctttatatgtacatttaacttttatgGACTCTTATTGCtacttgtcccaactttttccaaaatgagccaatatttggcaagacatctcaaaatgtctcactttcaacatttgatatgttatctatattctattgtgaataaaatatacgtTTATgaaatttgtaaattattgaattccttttttttattcacaatttgtacagtgtcccaacttttttggaatgggGTTGTACATCCACTGAAAATGTACCTTTTGGTTAATTGGTTAAAGTTACATTATGTAACTTTTTGGCCTCTAGCagttagaaaaaaaacaaaaccgcATGCCTTCTGCAGAAGAACATTGTTTTGTTTCTGCTTTGTATGTATAAAATTTCCCACAAAAACCCGCCTGACAggtctaaaatataaacacttataatACGCTTACCATAGTGAATCAGACAAAAATACACTTTGGAAGAAGGATTGATGATGTATTGACTGAAGATTTAAATATAgttcattttgaagaaaaaaaaagaagaagctacATTTCAAAGAAATGCCAAAATTGTGAGGTTGGTTCTGAGAATAGCTCTACTCTTGCATCATTgagattttatttgatttaatatttttgtgttcGGTAATACTTTACAATAAGTTCTCATCTGATAGCATTAGTTCATGTATTAAcatgcaatacatttgttaatctttggtaatttaagttaataaaaatactgtcattcattgttttttaatgttagttCACAATGCATTCACAAATAAGCctacaacttttgatttgatAAGGTAtatgtaaatgttgaaattaatcaATCAGTGATGGAACCTTATTGTATGGGCCCATGAATTAATCTTATAATTAATCTTATAATTATACCTGTCCTTGACTGTTAAGTGAATATTTATCtacatattttgtaaataatttattatattctcTCCTTTCTCTTTGTGTCGTTTTTAAGCAAACATGTAGACTAGAAAATAAAACATCATTGGTTTTGAAGAAAACAGCAACAAATAGAATTTGAATGAAAGATTTTTGAACTGGAAGTGGCTGAATGCAATGCAGCATCATTGGAGACGGTCCAGAATGGGCTGTTTCAGAAATGATATGAGTCCCTCTTGTGGATGATACACAGGGATACATCTGTGAACGGTTTTGATTGCAGGTCAGGGTGTGCTTGTACTTTATCAATTCAgatgatttaaaatatttgcatATAAAATCAGAGATGAATACTGTTATCCTTTTTTGTCAATTTCTGTATACAAAACTtaacattttgtttaaaaatagtGAACATTACCACCAAAATTGGCCAGAAAAAGAACATAACCCTGATATCAGGGTTTGTTGTCACACTACACGTAGCAAGTTGTAATTTTAAAAGTGTGAAACTGAAGTTTATTGACAACGATTTAAGAATAATTTGTTAGAAGATGAAATAGGCCTATCTACAGTAAACACATGTGTATTTACAATgtactctgtaaaaaaaaaatcaggtctccaatggACTGATCCCATCAAAAAATCTAATAATttctttgaattaaattgcatcaattcatagatattcaattttttttttttttttttttacagtgtattatagTCTAGTAAATAgcttttcattattatttaaattctaAATATAAAGGAAAAGACATcattaaacatataaaataatattttgatgtttttaaaaGGATTGTTATAATTTATATTCATGCTCTGATCCATTTTTCATATTGGATTCTTATAAATTGCCTTTTTTAATTGTGACTTGCTAACCAAATAATTGTACTCTTAAATGCTCTGAACTGAAATGATTTGACAAAACTGTGCTTGGATGTATGGGGTCACCGTGATTTGGCAAGTCAACATGttaacatattttgttgatcctggaaccaCATTCCTGTCTAAAAAACTggtcctaaccctaaccctaacccttaccCTTACCCTTACCCTTACCCTTACCCTTACGTTATCACTAAAACCAGAGGGAAATGAGAAGTGAATCACACTGATCTAGAAACACCTAACTCTGGttttaagcctaaacttgacataaactataaactacctcaactaaataaatattctgtcatcattttctcaccctcCTGTCAATCCATACCCATAATAcataatactttttttcatcttcggaacacaaatgaagatctttctgAATAAATCTGAGAGCTCCCCGCATTGACACACAACTATcactttgacacttcaaaaagtgttataaagtcatCTCAAAAGTTATTCATATGAACTGAGCGGTTTAGTTCAAAATTTTCGGAAGAGACTCGATCACTTTgtgtgatgaacagatttaatttaggctttcactttaaaaaatgctgtgttaaaaacaacccaagttgggttgaaaatggacaaatccagaaattgggttgtttgaacccagtgaatggacccattcaaaccaCTCAATttatgggtttgtccattttcaacccaacttgggttgtttttaacacaGCATTTGTTTATTGAGtgtttattgaaatgtaaacatTCAACATAagaatggacctcattggttcttgtgaaactcaaacgtgatgcgtaacgtaAGAATAAACCgaattggttcttgctgaagctcaaatgtgatgcgtaacatgagaatgaacctcattggttcttgtgaagctcaaacgtgatgcgtaacacgagaatgaacctcattggtttgtGCAGAAACATGAAAATAACCTTCATTGGTTCTCCCACGTCAAGCGAACATGTTTGATCTTCTGTTTATTacaactgatgtgtgagttgatgattgtttatatgaataaaagcctaaattcattcaatctgttcatcatttaAAAGACGAcagagtctcttcagaaaatggaCTAAACCGATCAATTCatagttttacgatctctttatgaactttttatgtcaaagtggtagttgcgtagctgtcaatggagagacagaaatctCTTAATTTGTGCTCCGAAGATTAACAGAAGTTTGGGATGCGAGGGggagaatttacatttttgggtgaactatctacaacaaaaactccagtgttaaattaactctcctcagAGTTTATTTGACTCCAGACTCAAGAGTGTTAACTCTGAAGAAGTGTTAAATATAAGGAGATAATTAAGATattaagtgatgattgaccattagtgaagacacctggtgataaccagcagaatcactgaaggaaataGTCACCATTTTTaaatcaccattatggtgatcagtgtttgctttagttgggctcttgaaccCTTGACTtcataacattagtttttgtcTGGCTGCTTTATAGCAGTCAGACAAGTCCAGAGAATACGTGATCAGGAGTAGTTGGTTATGTTTTGACATAATCATCATGAGCTGAATCACTGATGTCAATTAGTAGGGATGGACGTATCGATATGAAGTATCGATATATTGATACTGATTTGAGCATTGAAAATTATCGATACGCAACTAAAAATAACGATAccaaggtgtttttttttaccagtaattttggtttatttaaaaagattatATAATGCATACAATATGAATAACCTATACTGAATAGTTGTGTTCAGTAGAACAATTTTCCTGCTCATCTGAACCAGGATCTGAACACGAGACAGAACCAATCGATCACAGACAGAGCGTTCGCTCACTGATGACACTGTATTCCAACCATAtaccataaaaaaatatggacgacgcgacatcatccgtttccgcatgccagagttgaagctttcaggcggcctgcacggcgctgacatcttgggactgagtctgcgcagtagcgatttcgggaccggagttgagCGGTATCTGCAGTAGTTGCGCAGTATCTGCAGTAGTTGAGCAGGAAGTagcgcaggaagtacagtcgcgatatcaaaagccagcccacactctcacagatgcagaacaattaattatgttggtgtgaaataaacagttatggaaatgtataaattaaagctaaagcttcaatctgctcccaaaaatcccgaaaaaagtctgttagtgcctcagtgacaacttcactcagagaagccgttgatctcagctgtcaatcatgacgtcacacaccccgtttttatagcatcaaataaagaactaaaattaaacttattttaaaaacgaacacttgaaatgaaatcctcatgatgataactgccttcagtgacataaactaactttgggggggatatttgaagtgtaattttattgttttgtttgcctcgcgtccattagaaaacacagaggggcggctatactgggaccggtcaccggggggcgatcgaggcgcgaaagcttcagtttctgagaggggcACTGCAGGCTTGATTcaaacagagctgcgtttccAAAACTTTTATCATAAAAAAGAAACCATTGATGCTTTTGGAAACGTAGCCATGAACAATGCTCATCAGAATACAGAAAAACATATATtagaattaattcacaataAACAATTAGAAATTGTAGCCTACATAGTGCAATTAcactatttaaatgttatgttaaaCCTTGATATTGAACTGATCATGTTCTATTCTGTAATGTTAGAATAAAAAGGATGTATTGTATGGATGGATCGTCCCATCACTGGCAGTCCGATATGAAATTGAATcatggtttattttttatacagtgACCGTAGTATTTGTAGATTTTCATACCACTACACGTAAACATTTTAACCATGGTGTGTAAACAAAAATATGATCTAATAAACTGCAATTAGGGCatattgaatgttaaaatacctTTCAAATGTGTTAACTGGGTATCTGTACCCATTTTACTCTTAGTaaatttaataaatttaatCCTTAAAATTTTCAGTTTAGAAGTATCGGTATCGTAACGGGAATAAAAAAGTGGTATCGCCCATCCCTATCAATTAAAGTTAGGCTTTATTGATTGCCGCTGCTCTGATTCTACAGCAAAATATATTGtgttctcaatttaatcagaaaggTTTTTAAAAGTTATTCTGTTCttaataaaagaaagaaaaaggttTGAATCTCTCGGTCATTGACTCATTGAggacacacaga includes these proteins:
- the si:ch73-335l21.2 gene encoding RING finger domain-containing protein; amino-acid sequence: MSETAQAEVPSESPEVECPVCYQEYDQGSKIPRMLECLHVFCTECLRKIQLTPLHPPDPNSAPSISCPLCRHSTPLQGGDTHSLPCNSRILAQLPPVAFRLPASVSARLATVTQRLVLSLGERDTRFIILPTVSLRVEQMGDSTERVNAPGALHQEMEVLRRHKKSLMCVQVLAIIFWIMFVLTCVFGVVFGPSFFHN